One Amycolatopsis sp. NBC_00355 genomic window carries:
- a CDS encoding 3-hydroxyacyl-CoA dehydrogenase family protein has product MIGGGVMGSAITAMALGHGVPVTLVEAGDEALDLARRRVDQQLRHGRLMGAFPDVEPGELTATTDLTAAKGATAVVEAIIEDASSKADVLARIAGLVAPRTPLITNTSGIPVDELADAVERPEDLLATHFMNPTYLIRTVEVVRGPRTGSDTLANVLALLERLKRRPIVVNDSPGFVTSRLLHPQINDAARLVEEGTASVESVDELMQGCLGHPTGPLRTADLIGLDNLADALRLLSERTGDPRHLPCALLESKVAEGHLGRKSGRGFYEYGKVFQ; this is encoded by the coding sequence GTGATCGGTGGCGGCGTGATGGGATCGGCCATCACGGCGATGGCACTGGGACACGGGGTTCCGGTCACACTGGTCGAAGCCGGCGACGAAGCACTGGACCTGGCGCGGCGGAGGGTGGACCAGCAGCTGCGGCACGGCCGCCTGATGGGCGCGTTCCCCGACGTCGAACCGGGTGAGCTGACGGCGACGACGGACCTGACCGCGGCCAAGGGCGCGACGGCCGTCGTCGAAGCGATCATCGAAGACGCGTCGAGCAAGGCCGACGTACTGGCCAGGATCGCGGGGCTCGTCGCCCCGCGGACCCCGTTGATCACCAACACCTCCGGCATTCCGGTCGACGAGCTCGCCGATGCGGTCGAGCGCCCGGAGGACCTGCTCGCGACGCACTTCATGAACCCGACGTACCTCATCCGGACCGTCGAGGTCGTGCGCGGTCCGCGGACGGGCAGCGACACGCTCGCCAACGTGCTGGCGCTGCTGGAGCGGCTGAAGCGGCGCCCGATCGTCGTGAACGACTCCCCGGGGTTCGTCACGAGCCGGCTGCTGCACCCGCAGATCAACGACGCGGCGCGGCTGGTCGAAGAGGGCACCGCGTCGGTCGAGTCGGTCGACGAGCTGATGCAGGGCTGCCTCGGTCACCCGACGGGCCCGTTGCGCACCGCGGACCTGATCGGCCTGGACAACCTGGCCGACGCGCTGCGGCTGCTGTCCGAACGCACCGGCGACCCGCGGCACCTGCCGTGCGCGCTGCTGGAGTCCAAAGTGGCCGAAGGCCACCTCGGCCGGAAGTCCGGACGAGGGTTCTACGAGTACGGGAAGGTGTTCCAGTGA
- a CDS encoding acyl carrier protein produces the protein MNDVSTTETPARTPEVVAQQIKDFLAGRINQEVPSDQDLFRTGLVSSMFAMELVVFLEQTYGIAIVGPDLKLDNFRTVDGMSALVRRLLDE, from the coding sequence GTGAACGACGTCTCCACCACCGAAACCCCGGCGCGGACGCCGGAGGTCGTCGCCCAGCAGATCAAGGACTTCCTGGCCGGGCGCATCAACCAGGAGGTCCCCTCGGACCAGGACCTGTTCCGCACCGGGCTGGTGTCCTCGATGTTCGCCATGGAGCTGGTCGTGTTCCTCGAGCAGACCTACGGCATCGCGATCGTCGGCCCGGACCTGAAGCTGGACAACTTCCGCACCGTGGACGGCATGTCCGCACTCGTCCGGCGCCTGCTCGATGAGTGA
- a CDS encoding acyl-CoA dehydrogenase family protein, whose amino-acid sequence MSEDPLAGAAGELTALVGDRAAAWDVEGLLPVDMLRGLGARGLLCAEVPADFGGLGASSLHSGHFTAHAGALCSSLRSVMTSQGMAAWTIQRFGDRAQRAKYLGRLTSGDLAAVAFSEPAAGSDLSSVATTVRTDGDDIVIDGEKVWITAAAYADLLVVVGELDGLGAAVVVPARAEGVSIERIPYPSGCRAAGHSTVRLDNVRLPRSALLGGGGVDLSMLVTTALAYGRISVAWGCVGILRACLRAAGDHAGKRHQGGIPLADRQLVARHLADLFADEQAATRVCEHASRAWDQRSPEMVVSTVLAKYVSSTSAARGAAAAVQVLASAAAQDGHVVARAHRDAKLMELIEGSNEICQLILAGHTRVLANSGG is encoded by the coding sequence ATGAGTGAGGACCCGCTCGCCGGTGCGGCCGGCGAGCTGACCGCGCTGGTCGGCGACCGGGCGGCCGCGTGGGATGTCGAGGGCCTGCTGCCCGTCGACATGCTGCGCGGGCTCGGCGCCCGCGGGCTGCTGTGCGCCGAGGTGCCCGCCGACTTCGGCGGTCTCGGCGCGAGCAGCCTCCACAGTGGACACTTCACCGCGCACGCCGGCGCGTTGTGCAGCTCGCTGCGCAGCGTGATGACGTCGCAGGGCATGGCGGCGTGGACGATCCAGCGGTTCGGGGACCGGGCCCAGCGGGCGAAGTACCTCGGCCGGCTGACCTCGGGTGACCTGGCCGCGGTCGCGTTCAGCGAACCGGCCGCGGGCAGCGACCTCTCCTCGGTCGCGACGACCGTCCGCACCGACGGCGACGACATCGTCATCGACGGCGAGAAGGTCTGGATCACCGCGGCGGCCTACGCCGACCTGCTCGTCGTCGTCGGCGAGCTCGACGGGCTGGGTGCCGCGGTGGTCGTCCCGGCCCGCGCGGAAGGCGTGTCGATCGAACGCATCCCGTACCCCAGCGGGTGCCGGGCGGCCGGTCACTCGACCGTGCGGCTCGACAACGTCCGGCTGCCGCGCTCCGCCCTGCTGGGCGGCGGCGGCGTCGACCTGTCCATGCTGGTCACGACGGCGCTGGCGTACGGCCGGATTTCGGTCGCCTGGGGGTGCGTCGGCATCCTGCGGGCCTGCCTGAGGGCGGCCGGCGACCACGCGGGCAAGCGGCACCAGGGCGGGATCCCGCTGGCCGACCGCCAGCTGGTGGCCCGTCACCTCGCCGACCTGTTCGCCGACGAGCAGGCCGCGACCCGGGTGTGCGAGCACGCCAGCCGGGCGTGGGACCAGCGCTCCCCGGAGATGGTGGTCTCGACCGTGCTGGCGAAGTACGTCAGCTCGACGAGCGCGGCACGCGGTGCCGCGGCGGCGGTGCAGGTGCTGGCCTCGGCCGCCGCGCAGGACGGCCACGTGGTCGCCCGCGCGCACCGCGACGCGAAGCTCATGGAACTCATCGAGGGCAGCAACGAAATCTGCCAGCTGATCCTGGCGGGGCACACGCGTGTCCTCGCGAACAGCGGCGGCTAA
- a CDS encoding HAD-IIIC family phosphatase produces the protein MVKCLVWDLDNTLWNGTLLEDGSVQIPEPIRELVRTLDARGILQTVASKNDHDHAWARLEELGLAEYFVLPRIGWNPKSESIRAIADELKFALDTIAFVDDQEAELAEVTFHLPQVRTYRAEKVLELASLPEFSPATVTVDSRRRRQMYQASFRRQEAQAGFTGPDEDFLRSLDLKMTIGPATDAELTRVEELTRRTSQMNATGVHYSHEALSALIDDPGHRVLVVSMQDRFGPHGAVGVLLLETGHEVWHLKLLATSCRVVSFGAGSIILRWLINQAATADAHLVADFRPTDRNRMMEIAYRFTGFADEACACQAVLADPGLDGLQRLHLEPVPQEEPTTVALVAPDLTERISVH, from the coding sequence ATGGTCAAGTGTCTCGTGTGGGACCTCGACAACACGCTGTGGAACGGGACACTGCTGGAGGACGGCTCGGTCCAGATCCCCGAGCCGATCCGGGAGCTCGTGCGGACCCTGGACGCGCGCGGCATCCTGCAGACCGTCGCGAGCAAGAACGACCACGACCACGCCTGGGCGCGGCTGGAGGAGCTGGGTCTCGCGGAGTACTTCGTGCTGCCGCGGATCGGCTGGAACCCGAAGTCGGAGTCCATCCGGGCGATCGCGGACGAGCTGAAGTTCGCCCTCGACACCATCGCCTTCGTCGACGACCAGGAGGCCGAGCTCGCCGAGGTGACGTTCCACCTCCCGCAGGTGCGGACCTACCGCGCCGAGAAGGTGCTGGAACTGGCGTCCCTGCCGGAGTTCAGCCCGGCCACGGTCACCGTCGACTCGCGGCGGCGCCGGCAGATGTACCAGGCGTCGTTCCGCCGCCAGGAGGCGCAGGCCGGCTTCACCGGCCCGGACGAGGACTTCCTGCGGTCGCTGGACCTGAAGATGACGATCGGCCCGGCGACCGACGCCGAGCTGACGCGCGTCGAGGAACTGACCCGGCGCACCAGCCAGATGAACGCGACCGGCGTCCACTACTCCCACGAGGCGCTGAGCGCCCTGATCGACGACCCCGGGCACCGGGTGCTGGTGGTGAGCATGCAGGACCGCTTCGGGCCGCACGGCGCCGTCGGCGTGCTGCTGCTGGAGACCGGGCACGAGGTCTGGCACCTGAAGCTGCTCGCGACGTCCTGCCGGGTCGTGTCGTTCGGGGCCGGCTCGATCATCCTGCGCTGGCTGATCAACCAGGCCGCCACCGCCGACGCGCACCTGGTGGCCGACTTCCGGCCGACCGACCGCAACCGGATGATGGAGATCGCCTACCGCTTCACCGGGTTCGCCGACGAGGCGTGCGCGTGCCAGGCCGTGCTCGCCGACCCGGGCCTGGACGGCCTGCAGCGCCTGCACCTCGAGCCGGTGCCGCAGGAAGAGCCGACGACCGTGGCCCTGGTGGCCCCCGACCTCACCGAGCGGATCAGCGTGCACTGA
- a CDS encoding O-methyltransferase — translation MASQLLASSDVLTYVSDHSRAEDEILRELREETASLPMGAAMQVSAEEGQLLALLVKLTRARTVVEVGTFTGYSSLCMARALPDRGLLITCDVTDRWPAFGRPYWRRAGVEDRIDLRIAPATAVLDSLFAEYGPGSVDLVFIDADKAGYAAYYEAALMLLAPDGLVVVDNTLFFGRVTDPAAQDPDTVAIREFNRFVRDDPRVEMSLLPVADGMTLIRKAS, via the coding sequence ATGGCGAGCCAACTACTGGCGTCCTCCGACGTGCTCACGTACGTGAGCGACCATTCCCGTGCCGAGGACGAGATCCTGCGCGAGTTGCGAGAAGAAACGGCGTCGCTGCCGATGGGTGCGGCGATGCAGGTGTCCGCCGAGGAGGGCCAGTTGCTCGCGCTGCTGGTCAAGCTCACGCGGGCGCGAACGGTGGTGGAGGTCGGCACCTTCACCGGGTACAGCTCACTCTGCATGGCCCGGGCGCTGCCCGACCGCGGCCTGCTGATCACCTGCGACGTCACCGACCGCTGGCCGGCCTTCGGCCGCCCCTACTGGCGCCGGGCCGGCGTCGAAGACCGGATCGACCTGCGGATCGCCCCGGCGACCGCGGTACTCGACTCGCTGTTCGCCGAGTACGGCCCCGGCTCCGTCGACCTGGTCTTCATCGACGCCGACAAGGCGGGTTACGCCGCCTACTACGAGGCCGCCCTGATGCTCCTGGCACCGGACGGGCTCGTCGTCGTCGACAACACGCTGTTCTTCGGCCGGGTCACCGATCCGGCCGCCCAGGACCCGGACACGGTGGCCATCCGCGAGTTCAACCGCTTCGTGCGGGACGACCCGCGGGTGGAGATGTCGCTGCTGCCGGTCGCCGACGGCATGACGCTCATCCGCAAGGCGAGCTGA
- a CDS encoding DUF742 domain-containing protein — protein sequence MNKNRKRRPSKIEYHPLTFGGWGDYDLWVEHGFTPKPKSEPTAASPEPGTNGAEAGTAVTTEQVKPPQPAEPPVPLGPTWPKTESPAREPLGMREAPRPRPYVRGTRPPRPGPRHPLPPEVMLTTTGRHRGATGLDPDLAAVCRMCQIPTSVAEVAAYLMRPLDVTRALVLQGIRDGLLLARGVDLGVTDRPPLELLHRVHQGLLRLG from the coding sequence ATGAATAAGAATCGTAAACGCCGCCCCAGCAAGATCGAATACCACCCGCTGACCTTCGGCGGCTGGGGCGACTACGACCTGTGGGTCGAACATGGGTTCACACCCAAACCCAAGTCCGAGCCGACCGCCGCGAGCCCGGAACCGGGCACGAACGGGGCCGAAGCGGGCACGGCGGTCACGACCGAGCAGGTCAAGCCGCCCCAGCCCGCCGAACCTCCCGTACCGCTCGGACCGACCTGGCCGAAGACCGAGAGCCCCGCCCGGGAGCCGCTCGGCATGCGCGAGGCGCCGCGCCCGCGGCCCTACGTCCGCGGCACCCGCCCGCCACGGCCGGGGCCGCGCCACCCCCTGCCGCCCGAGGTCATGCTGACCACGACCGGGCGGCACCGCGGCGCCACCGGGCTCGACCCCGACCTCGCGGCCGTCTGCCGGATGTGCCAGATCCCGACGTCGGTGGCCGAGGTCGCCGCATATCTGATGCGGCCGCTGGACGTCACCCGCGCGCTCGTCCTGCAGGGCATCCGGGACGGGCTGCTGCTCGCGCGCGGCGTCGACCTGGGGGTCACCGACCGGCCGCCGCTCGAGCTGCTGCACCGCGTCCACCAGGGCCTCCTGCGGCTCGGCTGA
- a CDS encoding AAA family ATPase: MPGPGRAEPAMADALVRSVAVPAVRERPAGGDGPAAPSVLTLPWRGEFERRARRAGDVRLVEREDEIAVLRRGIRGAVAGRSGRVVVVGPRGAGSSALLAAAVREARVAGMITAFARCTPAESTVHRGVINQLSADIAGAGCRLDSGTRTCGRALAERTIPTLCGDFVGVASQGPLLIAVDDSQWCDPGSRAWLEAMEHRLQQAPILLVRAVMQAGSRSAAVRADGVDTVVVRPLTEEGLRQLVADRFPGTRPDARFVAGLHLATGGKPALVAPVLERLSAAGLEPVAERLPAVIAHLGDLRDADLAVSIAALPADALNLLRAIAMCRGLLDFELVTTLAGPLTGSAEAALRMLSGFGLVFGGAEPRVVDDGTADAALGTLNSAERADLAARAAELAYRAAVPDDQLAELLTTIRPIGTTWAVATLRRAAEQRRAIGDRHGAARLLTRALREPVSQAERRKLMLGLALAEVADQPELSDLRLQRVLLDAGPEVSGAVLLDAADHLLSRGDTRTAHRAIAATWRRRSAFDAGTSALAALGWLAQEDSVSGPVVPTPVFGAPAAQPGAQDPAVAATIASELAGRGREFDRARELARLALVPRSGKLPSSLRIQAAWVLFCTDDLTEAVLGLTDVLQDATRVGARAAAANALLMRARCELRRGNLGQAEADLEAVETRLPERAWHPRSVSRLLAVRAEFALAGTRLDEAEKAVADPLPAGAEDGMAAAYFLLRRGAVRLATGDPAAALEDFRAAGRGTRARREGNAVDLPWRTGVAIALARLGESGAAAEIAREALARAETWGAPSGRGTASLYLAEVFDGAETRTTLEQAVALLEGSPLRVEFLTAVTDLAGACLDDGDPAEAASLLGRVATIRPLLLPAGLVAKIRDVSGRLTRSTTTSTVAPAAGDPVGSLSEEEASIAALAAAGHSNPEIARALRLSGRLVELRLTRIYRKLTVTGRRQLTELMSPDSAAS, from the coding sequence TTGCCCGGACCAGGTAGGGCCGAACCGGCGATGGCGGACGCGCTCGTCCGCTCTGTCGCGGTGCCCGCCGTCCGGGAGCGCCCGGCCGGTGGGGACGGCCCCGCGGCCCCGTCCGTGCTGACCCTCCCGTGGCGGGGCGAGTTCGAACGCCGCGCCCGGCGCGCCGGGGACGTCCGCCTGGTCGAACGCGAAGACGAGATCGCCGTGCTGCGGCGGGGGATTCGCGGCGCGGTCGCCGGCCGGTCGGGCCGGGTGGTCGTCGTCGGCCCGCGCGGCGCGGGCAGCAGCGCGCTGCTCGCCGCGGCCGTCCGCGAAGCGCGCGTCGCCGGGATGATCACGGCGTTCGCCCGCTGCACCCCCGCCGAGTCCACCGTCCACCGCGGCGTCATCAACCAGCTTTCCGCGGACATCGCGGGCGCCGGCTGCCGGCTCGACAGCGGCACGCGCACCTGCGGCCGGGCGCTGGCCGAGCGGACCATCCCGACGTTGTGCGGGGACTTCGTGGGGGTCGCCAGCCAGGGGCCGCTCCTGATCGCCGTCGACGATTCGCAGTGGTGCGACCCGGGCTCGCGAGCCTGGCTCGAGGCCATGGAACACCGGCTGCAGCAGGCGCCGATCCTGCTGGTCCGCGCCGTGATGCAGGCCGGCTCGCGCTCGGCCGCCGTGCGGGCCGACGGGGTGGACACCGTCGTCGTCCGGCCGCTGACCGAAGAGGGCCTGCGGCAACTGGTCGCGGACCGCTTCCCGGGCACCCGCCCGGACGCGCGGTTCGTCGCCGGGCTGCACCTCGCCACCGGGGGCAAGCCGGCGCTGGTGGCCCCGGTCCTCGAACGGCTCTCCGCCGCCGGGCTCGAGCCGGTCGCCGAGCGCCTGCCCGCCGTCATCGCGCACCTGGGCGACCTGCGGGACGCCGACCTCGCCGTCTCGATCGCCGCGCTCCCGGCCGACGCCCTGAACCTGCTGCGGGCCATCGCGATGTGCCGCGGCCTGCTCGACTTCGAGCTCGTGACGACACTGGCGGGCCCGCTGACCGGCTCGGCCGAGGCCGCCTTGCGGATGCTCAGCGGGTTCGGCCTGGTGTTCGGCGGCGCCGAACCGCGAGTGGTCGACGACGGCACGGCGGACGCCGCACTGGGCACCTTGAACTCCGCCGAGCGCGCGGACCTCGCGGCCCGCGCGGCCGAGCTCGCCTACCGCGCCGCGGTCCCGGACGACCAGCTCGCCGAGCTGCTGACGACGATCCGGCCGATCGGCACGACCTGGGCGGTCGCCACCCTGCGGCGCGCGGCCGAGCAGCGCCGCGCGATCGGCGACCGGCACGGCGCGGCCCGGCTGCTCACGCGGGCGCTTCGTGAACCGGTCAGCCAGGCCGAACGCCGGAAGCTGATGCTGGGCCTGGCCCTGGCGGAGGTCGCCGACCAGCCCGAGCTGAGCGACCTGCGGCTGCAGCGGGTGCTGCTCGACGCCGGGCCCGAGGTCTCCGGTGCCGTCCTGCTCGACGCGGCCGACCACCTGCTTTCGCGGGGCGACACCCGCACCGCGCACCGCGCGATCGCCGCGACCTGGCGTCGTCGCAGCGCCTTCGACGCCGGCACGTCGGCGCTCGCCGCGCTCGGCTGGCTGGCGCAGGAGGACTCCGTGTCGGGCCCGGTCGTGCCGACGCCGGTGTTCGGGGCGCCCGCGGCCCAGCCCGGTGCGCAGGACCCGGCGGTCGCCGCGACGATCGCGTCGGAGCTGGCCGGCCGGGGCCGGGAGTTCGACCGGGCGCGCGAGCTGGCCCGGCTGGCGCTCGTGCCGCGGTCCGGGAAACTGCCGTCCAGCCTGCGGATCCAGGCCGCCTGGGTGCTGTTCTGCACCGACGACCTCACCGAAGCCGTGCTCGGCCTGACCGACGTGCTGCAGGACGCCACCCGCGTCGGGGCCCGGGCCGCCGCGGCGAACGCGCTGCTGATGCGGGCCCGCTGCGAACTGCGGCGCGGCAACCTCGGGCAGGCCGAAGCGGACCTCGAAGCGGTGGAAACCCGGTTGCCGGAACGGGCCTGGCACCCGCGCTCGGTGTCCCGGCTGCTGGCGGTGCGGGCCGAGTTCGCGCTCGCCGGCACGCGGCTGGACGAGGCCGAAAAGGCCGTCGCCGATCCGCTGCCCGCCGGGGCCGAGGACGGCATGGCCGCCGCGTACTTCCTGCTGCGACGCGGGGCCGTGCGGCTCGCCACCGGCGACCCGGCGGCGGCACTCGAAGACTTCCGCGCGGCCGGGCGCGGTACGCGTGCCCGTCGCGAGGGCAACGCCGTGGACCTGCCGTGGCGCACCGGGGTGGCGATCGCGCTGGCCCGCCTCGGCGAATCCGGCGCGGCGGCCGAGATCGCACGGGAAGCGCTGGCGCGCGCGGAAACCTGGGGCGCACCAAGCGGCCGGGGCACCGCGAGCCTGTACCTGGCGGAGGTCTTCGACGGCGCCGAAACCCGCACCACGCTGGAGCAGGCGGTCGCGCTGCTGGAGGGATCGCCGCTGCGGGTCGAGTTCCTGACCGCGGTGACCGACCTGGCCGGCGCGTGTCTCGACGACGGCGACCCGGCGGAAGCCGCGTCGCTGCTGGGCCGGGTCGCCACGATCCGGCCGCTGCTGCTGCCCGCCGGACTCGTGGCCAAGATCCGCGACGTGTCCGGCCGGCTCACCCGCAGCACCACCACGAGCACCGTCGCGCCGGCGGCGGGCGATCCCGTCGGTTCACTGTCCGAAGAGGAGGCCAGCATCGCGGCGCTCGCGGCCGCGGGCCATTCGAATCCGGAGATCGCGCGGGCGCTGCGGCTCAGCGGCCGGCTCGTCGAACTGCGCCTTACCCGGATCTACCGCAAGCTGACGGTGACCGGGCGGCGGCAGCTGACCGAGCTCATGAGTCCCGATTCCGCGGCGAGTTGA
- a CDS encoding helix-turn-helix transcriptional regulator: MLLERDAERAAIATALNAAAGSDGSLLLISGPAGSGKSALLRDATASALAAGARVLRADATQLEEDFAFGIAQQLCRPVLVAAGTAERERWFQGASEQILRALTEERLVTNGHEHNLPTEAVLYGLHTVVHAMSHDDLVVVIVDDLQWADHGSLRLLAYLAKRLSGSRILLALAVAEECEAPKYALVHELVTAAARIVVPAPLSPEGVASMAEVAFGERAEEPFTAMLHRVSGGNPANVATVLTGLVGEGLRPIAAQIAAATAEAERLLDHRIMLSLGSQPPAVLALVRAVAVLGDLAEPQLAADLAGLDEVEYKSALQSLERLGLLVHDDRRIGFANATVREGVEPAIPVELREVLYRRAARLLYEHGRPAERVAEKLMKVGAAEDPWEVRILSSAAATVLERGAGDLAARYLRRALLNTSPDSEERGRLMVELAAAERGFDLIASARHVSQALSLLPAGAAQAEAALWIPPGLAVTVPALGTAVRTAVESVLREADPAGGTDLELRAEARSWYPGTRPPGQGDAALARLRELETAERLDSPAGRELAVVLLHSAALSGSVAADEVETVLKRLVTEEPFDPAHAYTALPLLVTTLVAADTASVLEPALAAAAEQATQRRWQDTAHLIAAETAEVKRAQGDLAKARRIALGVLEGADHETWPDALALSVTTLAQIALETQDPELGERLLAVPMDSTDHRVFAARRLTRGMIDLVRGDPATALGRFLDCGRRLEREGWVNTPQYPWRTWAALVRQRMGDLPAAQAHAAAEDIVAQQWGSPLSVGRSLRLQGMLTGGADGIDLLHEAASIIRESEDLAERARTSVILGTRLLDSGDPDAAGFLAESRELAKAIGATWLDGTGETELNGPVLRFSGGGLENLTKAEAAVARLVVRGWTNQQIADSLGVTRRAVEKNLTGTYRKLEVSGRAELIDHLGEAELD; this comes from the coding sequence GTGCTACTGGAGCGTGACGCCGAGCGGGCCGCGATAGCGACCGCGCTGAACGCGGCCGCGGGCAGCGACGGCTCGCTGCTGCTGATCAGCGGACCGGCGGGCAGCGGCAAGTCGGCCCTGCTCCGCGACGCGACCGCGTCGGCCCTGGCCGCCGGCGCCCGGGTGCTGCGCGCGGACGCGACCCAGCTCGAAGAGGACTTCGCGTTCGGCATCGCGCAGCAGCTGTGCCGCCCGGTGCTCGTCGCGGCCGGCACGGCCGAGCGCGAGCGCTGGTTCCAGGGCGCGTCCGAGCAGATCCTGCGCGCGCTGACCGAAGAACGCCTCGTCACCAACGGCCACGAGCACAACCTGCCCACCGAAGCCGTCCTCTATGGACTGCACACGGTGGTGCACGCGATGTCGCACGACGACCTGGTCGTGGTGATCGTCGACGACCTGCAGTGGGCGGACCACGGTTCGCTGCGGTTGCTGGCCTACCTGGCCAAGCGGCTCAGCGGGTCGCGGATCCTGCTCGCGCTGGCCGTGGCGGAGGAGTGCGAGGCGCCGAAGTACGCGCTGGTGCACGAACTCGTCACCGCGGCCGCGCGGATCGTCGTCCCGGCGCCGCTGTCGCCCGAGGGTGTCGCGTCGATGGCCGAGGTCGCGTTCGGCGAACGCGCCGAGGAACCGTTCACCGCGATGCTGCACCGGGTTTCGGGCGGCAACCCGGCGAACGTCGCGACCGTCCTCACCGGACTGGTCGGCGAGGGCCTGCGCCCGATCGCCGCGCAGATCGCGGCGGCCACGGCCGAAGCCGAGCGGTTGCTCGACCACCGGATCATGCTGTCGCTCGGGTCGCAGCCGCCCGCGGTGCTCGCGCTGGTGCGCGCGGTCGCGGTCCTCGGCGACCTGGCCGAGCCGCAGCTCGCCGCCGACCTGGCCGGCCTCGACGAGGTCGAGTACAAGTCCGCGCTGCAGAGCCTCGAACGCCTCGGGCTGCTCGTCCACGACGACCGCCGGATCGGGTTCGCCAACGCCACGGTCCGGGAAGGCGTCGAGCCGGCGATCCCGGTGGAACTGCGCGAAGTCCTGTACCGCCGGGCGGCACGGCTGCTCTACGAACACGGCCGGCCCGCCGAGCGCGTCGCCGAGAAGCTGATGAAGGTCGGCGCGGCCGAGGATCCGTGGGAGGTCCGGATCCTCAGCTCCGCCGCGGCGACCGTGCTGGAGCGCGGCGCCGGGGACCTGGCCGCGCGCTACCTGCGCCGGGCGTTGCTCAACACCTCGCCCGACAGCGAGGAACGCGGCCGCCTGATGGTGGAGCTCGCCGCGGCCGAACGGGGTTTCGACCTGATCGCGTCGGCGCGGCACGTGTCGCAGGCGTTGTCGCTGCTGCCCGCCGGGGCCGCGCAGGCGGAAGCGGCCCTGTGGATCCCGCCCGGCCTCGCGGTGACGGTGCCCGCGCTCGGCACGGCCGTCCGCACGGCCGTCGAATCCGTGCTGCGGGAGGCGGATCCGGCGGGCGGAACGGACTTGGAACTGCGGGCGGAAGCGCGGTCCTGGTACCCGGGGACCCGCCCGCCGGGACAGGGTGACGCCGCGCTGGCCCGCCTGCGGGAGCTGGAGACGGCCGAGCGGCTCGACTCGCCGGCCGGCCGCGAGCTCGCCGTCGTGCTCCTGCACTCCGCCGCGTTGTCCGGCAGCGTGGCGGCCGACGAGGTCGAGACCGTCCTCAAGCGACTGGTCACCGAGGAACCCTTCGACCCGGCGCACGCCTACACGGCCCTGCCGCTTCTCGTCACCACGCTGGTGGCCGCCGACACCGCGAGCGTCCTCGAACCCGCGCTGGCCGCGGCGGCCGAGCAGGCGACCCAGCGCCGGTGGCAGGACACCGCGCACCTGATCGCCGCGGAGACCGCGGAAGTCAAAAGGGCGCAAGGGGATCTGGCCAAGGCCCGGCGGATCGCGCTGGGCGTCCTCGAAGGCGCCGACCACGAAACCTGGCCGGACGCGCTCGCGCTGTCGGTCACCACGCTGGCCCAGATCGCCCTGGAGACCCAGGATCCCGAGCTCGGCGAGCGCCTGCTGGCGGTGCCGATGGACAGCACCGACCACCGCGTGTTCGCCGCCCGCCGGCTGACCCGCGGCATGATCGACCTGGTCCGGGGCGATCCCGCCACGGCACTGGGCCGGTTCCTCGACTGCGGCCGGCGGCTGGAGCGCGAGGGCTGGGTCAACACGCCCCAGTACCCGTGGCGCACCTGGGCCGCGCTGGTGCGCCAGCGGATGGGCGACCTGCCGGCCGCGCAGGCGCACGCCGCGGCGGAGGACATCGTCGCCCAGCAGTGGGGGAGCCCGCTGAGCGTCGGGCGTTCCCTGCGGTTGCAGGGAATGCTGACCGGCGGCGCCGACGGCATCGACCTGCTCCACGAGGCCGCGAGCATCATCCGCGAGTCCGAAGACCTCGCCGAACGTGCCCGCACCTCGGTGATCCTCGGTACCCGCCTGCTCGACTCCGGTGATCCGGACGCGGCGGGATTCCTTGCGGAGAGCCGGGAACTGGCCAAGGCCATCGGCGCGACCTGGCTGGACGGCACGGGGGAGACCGAGCTGAACGGCCCCGTGCTGCGGTTTTCCGGCGGCGGCCTGGAAAACCTGACGAAGGCGGAGGCCGCGGTGGCCCGCCTGGTCGTGCGCGGCTGGACGAACCAGCAGATCGCGGACTCTCTGGGGGTAACCCGGCGCGCGGTCGAGAAGAATCTGACCGGTACCTACCGCAAGCTCGAGGTCAGCGGGCGGGCCGAGCTCATCGACCACCTCGGCGAAGCCGAGCTCGACTGA